Proteins encoded within one genomic window of Coffea eugenioides isolate CCC68of unplaced genomic scaffold, Ceug_1.0 ScVebR1_1867;HRSCAF=2797, whole genome shotgun sequence:
- the LOC113755959 gene encoding uncharacterized protein LOC113755959, protein MVEGEVSDESLLETCDGKEACRGGYSAPHADEETHETSQAANPMEYLQPLGRPNFIPGDILGEGHTAGSVAKQTHQFHGKSEPHDQTCNNMSPIEEEEAPWEQTASVDTVGGRQAVASVKQIPMHLDYEDVEILDVKSLNSLEMQDEEAVVPRVLHVLDSEARDKKNDTSSMSREELDCCVVEDSVEENGRFDTNDNENPLSCEATTVAFYDLEVESPSNTNIKANPSKPVAASEEERDIESVNILTSSYRRRGRFLSKYSHC, encoded by the exons ATGGTTGAGGGAGAAGTTAGTGATGAATCTCTTCTGGAAACGTGTGATGGGAAAGAAGCATGCAGGGGTGGTTACTCTGCTCCACATGCTGATGAAGAGACTCACGAAACATCACAGGCAGCAAATCCTATGGAATATCTGCAGCCTTTAGGTCGACCAAATTTTATTCCTGGGGATATTTTGGGTGAAGGACATACGGCAGGGTCTGTTGCAAAGCAAACTCATCAATTTCATGGGAAATCAGAACCACATGATCAGACCTGCAACAACATGTCACCGATAGAG GAAGAGGAAGCACCTTGGGAGCAAACAGCATCAGTGGACACGGTAGGTGGCAGGCAAGCAGTTGCCAGTGTCAAGCAAATTCCTATGCATCTTGATTATGAGGATGTGGAGATTTTGGATGTCAAGTCCCTAAATTCATTAGAGATGCAGGATGAAGAAGCTGTTGTCCCGAGGGTGCTACATGTTCTAGATTCTGAAGCTAGGGACAAAAAGAATGATACTTCTTCAATGTCAAGAGAGGAACTTGATTGCTGTGTTGTTGAAGATTCTGTGGAGGAAAATGGGAGGTTTGATACCAATGATAACGAAAATCCTCTTTCCTGTGAAGCCACAACTGTGGCCTTTTACGATCTGGAGGTAGAATCTCCCAGTAATACAAACATCAAAGCTAATCCCAGCAAACCGGTTGCTGCATCAGAAGAAGAGCGGGACATAGAAAGTGTGAATATTCTTACGAGTAGTTATAGAAGACGCGGAAGATTTCTGTCAAAATATTCACATTGTTGA
- the LOC113755961 gene encoding terpene synthase 10-like yields the protein MAIINLPVPTNSSTPLWEVNKHNHLSSCLPSGRATFTTFRAAAMRNATMAAANVREQSGQKQQLINRRSGNYEAPLWEFDYIQSLKNEYAGDIYVSRANELKEQVKMMLDEGDMKLLDCMELVDGLERLGLAYHFEGRINRLLSSAYKAIHEGNHKRNKEDLYAAALEFRIFRQNGFNVPQDIFNDFITEDGEFDESLSEDTMGLLSLYEASFLSLEGEATLDLAREFTTKHLNNYLGKENTDQNLRILVYHALELPLRWRAPRIEARWYIDAYERSPNVNPTLLELAKIDFNIVQAIHQQDLKHVSWWWKNIRIAEKLTFIRDRIVENFFWAIGAVFEPQYGSCRRMLTKVFALITMIDDIYDVYGTLEELELFTDAVDRWDVKAIDQLPDYMRVGYLGFFNSINEMAYDALKEQGVHIVEYLRKVWADLCKAYLQEAKWYYAGYTPTVEEYLENAWVSMSVPVMLMHAYAGVTNPMNKEAMDVLDTHDIVRCSSYIQRFANDLGTSPGEMKRGDVPKLVQCYMKEAGCSEEESREHVWFLLRETWKKMNKDSEWAESPFSKTFVTAAKNFGRVALVMYQYGDGHGLHSNPEAKDRILASLFSPVPPA from the exons ATGGCGATCATCAACTTGCCGGTTCCCACCAATTCTTCCACCCCTCTTTGGGAAGTGAATAAACATAACCATCTCAGTTCCTGTCTCCCTTCCGGGCGAGCTACGTTCACTACTTTTCGTGCTGCAGCCATGAGAAATGCAACTATGGCAGCGGCTAACGTCCGAGAGCAAAGTGGTCAGAAGCAGCAGCTCATTAATAGACGCTCAGGGAACTACGAAGCTCCACTCTGGGAATTCGATTACATTCAGTCGTTAAAAAATGAATATGCG GGTGATATTTACGTCAGTCGGGCTAATGAGTTGAAGGAGCAAGTGAAGATGATGCTTGACGAGGGAGATATGAAGCTGCTGGATTGCATGGAGCTTGTCGACGGGTTGGAAAGGCTAGGACTGGCTTATCACTTTGAGGGTCGAATCAACAGACTATTAAGCAGCGCGTACAAAGCTATTCATGAAGGCAATcataaaagaaacaaagaggATTTGTATGCGGCTGCTCTTGAATTTAGAATCTTCAGGCAAAATGGTTTTAACGTCCCTCAAG ATATATTCAATGATTTCATAACTGAGGATGGTGAATTTGATGAAAGCCTTTCTGAGGATACAATGGGACTGCTAAGTTTGTATGAAGCATCTTTCCTGTCGTTGGAAGGTGAAGCCACCCTGGATTTGGCAAGGGAATTCACAACTAAGCACCTCAATAATTATCTAGGCAAGGAAAATACTGATCAAAATCTCAGGATTTTAGTGTACCATGCACTAGAGCTTCCCCTGAGGTGGAGAGCGCCGAGGATAGAAGCTAGGTGGTACATCGATGCATACGAGAGAAGTCCCAACGTGAATCCTACTCTACTTGAGCTTGCAAAAATAGACTTCAACATTGTTCAAGCAATACATCAGCAGGACCTAAAACATGTGTCCTG GTGGTGGAAGAACATACGAATCGCGGAAAAGTTGACATTTATCAGGGACAGGATAGTGGAGAATTTCTTTTGGGCAATAGGAGCTGTCTTCGAGCCTCAGTACGGAAGTTGTCGAAGAATGCTCACCAAGGTCTTTGCTTTGATTACAATGATAGATGACATATACGATGTTTATGGAACTTTGGAAGAATTGGAACTTTTTACTGATGCAGTTGACAG GTGGGATGTCAAAGCCATAGATCAACTTCCAGACTACATGAGAGTTGGATATCTTGGATTTTTCAATTCCATCAACGAGATGGCCTATGACGCTCTCAAAGAGCAAGGCGTACATATAGTGGAATACCTAAGAAAAGTG TGGGCAGATCTGTGTAAAGCATACTTACAAGAGGCAAAATGGTACTACGCTGGATACACACCAACAGTGGAGGAATACCTGGAAAATGCATGGGTTTCAATGTCGGTTCCGGTAATGTTAATGCATGCTTATGCAGGGGTTACCAATCCCATGAATAAGGAAGCCATGGATGTCCTAGACACCCACGATATCGTTCGCTGCTCTTCATATATTCAACGATTTGCAAATGATTTAGGAACATCACCA GGGGAGATGAAAAGAGGTGATGTCCCGAAATTGGTGCAATGTTACATGAAGGAAGCAGGTTGTTCAGAAGAAGAGTCGAGGGAACATGTATGGTTTTTGCTGAGGGAGACGTGGAAGAAGATGAACAAGGACAGTGAATGGGCGGAATCGCCTTTTTCCAAGACTTTTGTTACAGCTGCAAAGAACTTTGGAAGAGTGGCCCTGGTGATGTACCAATACGGAGATGGGCATGGCCTTCATTCCAATCCTGAGGCTAAGGATCGCATCTTGGCATCACTCTTCTCCCCAGTCCCGCCTGCGTAG